The following proteins come from a genomic window of Azoarcus sp. PA01:
- a CDS encoding ion transporter: MNLFRERIQWIRENRPLRRLERWLEGPMVFLAFVWIGLLIVEFVGGQRDWLDGASNLIWAVFIVDFVLRFALARGKLAYITQNWLTLVSLALPALRVFRLTRVLRLTRATRGLRLVRLTTSLNRSMRALARSMGGKGAGYVVVLTLIVTFSGAAGMLALEEGAFTSYWDALWWTAMIVATMGSDFWPRTPEGRVLCLALAIYAFSVFGYVTAALASFFVERGGPPEASGPQALHAELAALRKETARLAEALDGQAAGAKRVP, translated from the coding sequence GATGGTCTTTCTCGCGTTCGTCTGGATCGGGCTGCTGATCGTGGAGTTCGTCGGCGGCCAGCGTGACTGGCTCGATGGCGCGAGCAACCTGATCTGGGCCGTGTTCATCGTCGACTTCGTGCTGCGCTTCGCGCTGGCCCGAGGCAAGCTCGCCTATATCACGCAGAACTGGCTCACGCTCGTGTCGCTCGCGCTGCCGGCGCTGCGCGTGTTCCGCCTGACCCGCGTGCTGCGGCTGACGCGGGCGACCCGCGGGCTGCGGCTGGTGCGCCTGACCACGTCGCTCAATCGCAGCATGCGCGCGCTCGCGCGCAGCATGGGCGGCAAAGGCGCCGGCTACGTCGTCGTGCTGACGCTGATCGTGACTTTCTCCGGCGCCGCCGGCATGCTCGCGCTCGAGGAAGGCGCGTTCACCAGCTACTGGGACGCGCTGTGGTGGACCGCGATGATCGTCGCGACGATGGGCAGCGACTTCTGGCCCCGCACGCCGGAAGGCCGCGTGCTGTGCCTCGCGCTGGCGATCTACGCGTTCTCGGTGTTCGGCTACGTCACTGCCGCGCTCGCGTCGTTCTTCGTCGAACGCGGCGGCCCGCCCGAAGCTTCCGGTCCACAAGCGCTGCACGCCGAGTTGGCCGCGCTGCGCAAGGAAACCGCCCGCCTCGCCGAAGCGCTCGACGGACAGGCCGCCGGGGCGAAACGCGTGCCGTGA